The proteins below are encoded in one region of Dioscorea cayenensis subsp. rotundata cultivar TDr96_F1 chromosome 18, TDr96_F1_v2_PseudoChromosome.rev07_lg8_w22 25.fasta, whole genome shotgun sequence:
- the LOC120282813 gene encoding L10-interacting MYB domain-containing protein-like: MCLCWDPIKRTIVASDEWWERKRQENSEYLKWRNEGSKFLDMMEICFKDVVATEYMAMVSYADPSTDNEVSNHDVHNEMNEREIDAYNFHIGDATPEQCNDTPRPETSTTQDKKRRKTSRKERKSATDKLQESFDRLISGMDNMSRSSSSKAEDEDLYSIGKCVDLLDMIPEVERGSPEYYLMVRMFARKTYRETFVHLMNRDPSLAKGWLNTFNMDNIDRF, from the exons ATGTGTCTTTGCTGGGACCCTATTAAGAGGACAATTGTGGCAAGCGATGAATGGtgggaaagaaaaagacaa GAAAACTCAGAATATTTGAAATGGCGAAATGAGGGTTCAAAATTCCTAGACATGATGGAGATTTGTTTCAAAGATGTTGTAGCGACAGAGTACATGGCAATGGTGTCATATGCAGACCCATCTACTGACAATGAAGTTTCTAATCATGATGTTCATAATGAGATGAATGAAAGAGAAATAGATGCATACAACTTTCACATTGGTGATGCAACTCCTGAACAATGTAATGATACCCCAAGGCCTGAAACTAGCACAACACAAGATAAGAAGAGACGAAAAACATcacgaaaagaaagaaaaagtgcAACGGACAAATTACAAGAATCATTCGATCGTCTTATCTCTGGGATGGATAATATGTCCCGTTCATCTAGTTCAAAAGCTGAAGACGAGGATCTCTACAGTATTGGCAAATGCGTGGATTTGTTGGACATGATACCCGAGGTTGAACGAGGGAGCCCAGAATACTACCTCATGGTCAGGATGTTTGCAAGGAAAACTTATAGAGAGACCTTCGTGCACCTAATGAATAGGGATCCATCACTTGCTAAAGGCTGGTTGAACACATTCAATATGGACAACATCGACCGATTTTAA
- the LOC120281600 gene encoding probable serine/threonine-protein kinase SIS8 isoform X2 — MRNILKKLHIVRGQSDDADGSPPSRGSRIRSSACSAPLVEQKPLSSLSSWLNSVASKPASSSGPPSASSSSSVVSGGREERRELIERQGLGRELEAKEAVDPDLEEEHQIQLALELSAREDPEAVQIEAVKQISLGPCPSVSNPAEVLAYRYWNYNALSYDDKILDGFYDLYGILADSSLLKMPSLIDLQGMPVASDVSWDAVIVNRPTDTDLLKLEQRALELASEAKPESLGYAGSDLVRKLAVLVSDYMGGTVCDPDSLLVLWMKLSNFLRARTGNMVLPLGHLSVGLARHRALLFKVLADGVGIPCQLLKGQQFTGSEDGAVNIVKFSDGKEYIVDLMAAPGTLIPSDGAGLVKDFEETFFLVNSVFKNVMSPRMASSNSSVASSLGCYTENEPLGKKAMARTLNDMDNEGVGSGALKNQESLELNSLCPESSSEVIILPNDDQSPEQSMGSNRPHVLARSPSWTEGASSPAVRRMKVKDVSQYMIEAAKENPQLAQKLHDVLLESGVVAPPNLFTEIYSEEPDPTVSDINISEDKDEMRKMNNEKRSKTPYEGSPGTFLPPLPRQNMQRKVPSSRTKPEPLKPIEGLELSRSLVPAEAAGFPCSSQSETPGVQSQGATLQFIKNMPVAAAAATAAVVASSMVVAAAKSSSDIKMEVPVAAAATATAAAVVATTAAVSRQYEHSGSSYNLHISLKSQIDTTGNMQVGSDHPDDCTLEQEHDISEIHQETERSSDRSTGNDSVRSDIALDEVADCEIQWEDLVLGERIGLGSFGEVYRGEWHGTEVAIKKFLHQDLSGDALEEFKSEVRIMKKLRHPNVVLFMGAVTRVPNLSIVTEFLPRGSLFRLIHRPNNQLDERRRLKMALDVARGMNYLHNCTPMIVHRDLKSPNLLVDKSWVVKVCDFGLSRMKHSTFLSSRSTAGTAEWMAPEVLRNEPSDEKHV; from the exons ATGAGGAACATCCTCAAGAAGCTTCACATCGTGCGGGGACAATCGGATGATGCCGATGGGTCGCCGCCGTCGAGGGGGAGCAGAATCAGAAGTAGCGCTTGTAGTGCCCCACTGGTGGAGCAGAAGCCCTTGTCTAGCCTATCGAGCTGGCTGAACTCCGTTGCTAGCAAGCCAGCTTCTTCTTCTGGTCCGCCTTCTGCGTCGTCTTCCTCCTCTGTGGTTAGTGGTGGTAGGGAGGAGAGGAGGGAGTTGATTGAGCGGCAGGGCCTGGGCCGGGAGCTTGAGGCGAAGGAGGCGGTGGACCCAGACTTGGAGGAGGAGCACCAGATACAGCTTGCCCTTGAGCTGAGCGCGAGGGAGGATCCTGAGGCCGTGCAGATTGAGGCTGTTAAGCAGATCAGCCTTGGCCCGTGCCCTTCTGTGAGCAATCCTGCTGAAGTTCTTGCTTACAGATATTGG AATTACAATGCCCTTAGCTATGATGATAAGATCTTGGATGGTTTCTATGATCTCTATGGCATTTTGGCCGATTCTAGTTTGTTGAAGATGCCTTCACTTATTGATCTACAAGGAATGCCGGTAGCTAGTGATGTCAGTTGGGATGCTGTTATAGTGAATAGGCCAACTGATACTGACCTTTTAAAACTTGAACAGAGGGCCCTAGAATTGGCTTCAGAGGCAAAGCCAGAATCACTGGGTTACGCTGGCAGTGATTTGGTCCGTAAACTTGCTGTTTTGGTTTCTGACTATATGGGTGGCACAGTTTGTGATCCTGATAGCTTGCTGGTGTTATGGATGAAGCTAAGTAACTTTCTAAGGGCAAGAACAGGAAACATGGTTTTGCCCCTTGGCCACTTGTCTGTTGGTTTAGCTCGCCATCGTGCTTTGTTGTTCAAG GTTTTGGCAGATGGGGTGGGAATCCCTTGCCAATTATTAAAAGGGCAGCAGTTTACTGGCTCAGAAGATGGTGCTGTAAACATTGTAAAGTTTAGTGATGGGAA GGAATACATTGTTGATCTCATGGCAGCTCCTGGTACTCTTATCCCTTCAGATGGTGCAGGACTGGTGAAAGATTTTGAAGaaactttctttcttgttaATTCTGTTTTTAAAAATGTGATGAGTCCACGTATGGCCTCCTCTAACAGCAGTGTTGCAAGTTCTCTGGGTTGTTACACTGAGAATGAGCCACTTGGTAAGAAGGCCATGGCCAGAACTCTGAATGATATGGATAATGAAGGGGTTGGTTCTGGTGCGTTGAAGAATCAAGAGAGTCTAGAATTAAATTCTTTATGCCCTGAATCTTCCAGCGAAGTTATAATTCTTCCTAATGATGACCAATCTCCAGAGCAATCAATGGGATCAAATCGACCACATGTTCTTGCAAGATCTCCTTCTTGGACTGAGGGTGCTAGTTCTCCAGCTGTACGCCGTATGAAAGTAAAGGATGTTTCACAATATATGATTGAAGCGGCTAAGGAAAACCCACAGTTAGCTCAGAAGCTTCATGATGTATTGCTTGAAAGTGGTGTTGTGGCACCACCTAACTTGTTTACTGAAATTTATAGTGAAGAGCCTGATCCTACTGTGTCTGACATTAACATCTCTGAAGATAAAGACGAAATgagaaagatgaataatgaaaaGAGGAGTAAAACCCCATATGAAGGTAGCCCTGGAACATTTTTACCTCCCCTTCCACGTCAGAATATGCAGCGAAAGGTGCCTTCTTCAAGGACCAAGCCTGAACCCCTTAAGCCTATTGAGGGTTTGGAGCTTTCTCGTTCTCTTGTTCCTGCAGAAGCAGCTGGTTTTCCTTGTTCATCCCAATCTGAAACTCCTGGAGTGCAGTCACAGGGGGCTACATTGCAGTTCATAAAGAACATGCCTGTTGCTGCCGCTGCTGCAACAGCGGCTGTAGTTGCATCTTCGATGGTTGTTGCTGCAGCTAAATCAAGCTCTGATATTAAAATGGAAGTTCCTGTTGCTGCTGCAGCCACTGCTACTGCCGCAGCAGTGGTAGCCACAACTGCTGCTGTCAGCAGGCAATATGAGCATTCAGGTTCTTCATATAATTTACATATTAGCTTGAAAAGCCAAATTGATACGACAGGCAACATGCAAGTAGGAAGTGATCACCCAGATGATTGTACTCTTGAGCAGGAGCATGATATTAGTGAAATCCATCAAGAGACAGAAAGAAGCTCTGATAGATCAACTGGAAATGATAGCGTAAGATCTGATATTGCACTTGATGAAGTTGCAGATTGTGAGATACAGTGGGAGGACCTTGTTTTGGGAGAACGTATAGGATTGG GGTCCTTTGGAGAGGTATACCGTGGAGAGTGGCATGGAACG GAAGTTGCAATTAAAAAGTTTCTGCATCAAGATCTTTCTGGTGATGCCTTGGAAGAATTTAAGAGTGAG gTCCGGATAATGAAAAAACTACGGCATCCAAATGTTGTTCTCTTCATGGGAGCTGTAACTCGAGTTCCTAATCTTTCAATCGTGACAGAATTTCTTCCgag GGGCAGTTTATTTCGCTTGATTCACCGACCCAACAATCAGCTAGATGAAAGGCGCCGTTTAAAGATGGCCCTTGATGTG GCTCGTGGAATGAATTACTTGCACAATTGCACTCCTATGATTGTTCACCGTGATCTGAAGTCACCTAACCTTCTTGTAGACAAAAGCTGGGTTGTAAAG GTTTGTGATTTTGGTTTATCTCGAATGAAACACAGCACATTCCTCTCATCAAGGTCAACTGCTGGAACG